In the genome of Mucilaginibacter sp. 14171R-50, the window CCCGCGGCACTGCGTGCGCGACCCTCTCTGCTGAGCAAAGAGGGTGGAGAAATTTCTAACCCTCTTTCCGCTTGCGGAGAGAGGGTGGTCGAGCGGAGCAACGACCGGGTGAGTAAAATATAGGAGCGATGAGCATGTCGGTTAGCTACTCACCTGACTACGCTGCGCTGCCCCACCCTTTTTGAGCAGCAAAGGAGGTGGGGCGTTGTTTGGGTTTACTCGTAGCGATGGGTTTTATACCCATCGCTACCTTGGGCACAATCAAAACCTGTCAATCGTATAAATCCGCTTCATCCCGGTTTATTCCTTCCCGTTCTTAACCATTCTGTTACAAAGCAAACAAAACACCTTATTTAGGTATTACCCTTGTAAATGCTATATGCCTAAGTGGTTAAAAACTTCGCTTAAAATACTTGCCGGCCTGGTACTGCTGGTTGTGCTGATATTGATTGGGGCTACCTTGTATATCACTTACAATAAAGCAAAGGTGCTTGAGATGGTGAACCGCCAGCTGGATAAGAGCGTGGATGGCACACTGATCATCGGCGATATGAAGCCCCGTTTCTTCAGCGGTTTTCCTGATGTTTCGTTAACCCTGCAAAACGTGCTTATCCGCGATAAAAAGTACGCGCAGCATAAGCATACCCTGCTGGATGCCAAAGATTTTAATATATCATTAAATACAGTAGCCTTGCTTAGGGGTGTTATAGATATTAACCACATTGATATCAGCAACGCGGCTATCGACCTGTTTACGGATAGCACCGGGTACAGCAATACCGCCGTGTTCAAAAAGGATAACAAAAAGTTAAAGGATAACCCATCAGAGAGCAGTTCGTCTACCATGTTAAAAAAATTCAGCTTAAGTAATGTTAATTTTACTATAGACGACCGCAGCAAGCACAAGCTGTTCAATTTTGCGGTGAACGACATTAGCGGGAAAATGCAGTACCCGGATAGCGGCTGGCGTGCTGATTTCCATTTGGATGTACAGGCCAAAAGCATGGCGTTTAACAGCCTGCGGGGTAGTTTTATCAAAAATAAACAGCTAAAAGGTGATTTTAAGGCCGGGTATAACGAAAAAAGCGGGAAGGTAAATGTGGCTGTTTCGCCGCTAAAAATTGGCGACGATCCTTTTAAAATAAACGCCGTTTTTGCAACTGCCGATAAGCCATCGGCCAGCTTTACTATAAACATTGTTGCCGACCAGATACTGTGGCGGAACGCTTCGGCTTTGCTGGCGCCCAATATTACACAGGTGCTTAACCGATTTGACATCAGCAAGCCTATGGATGTAACCTGCAGCCTGAACGGCAGCTTTGCGGGCGGCAGCGGCGGCCCTAAACTGTATGTTACCGCTAAAATAAGGAATAGCAAAGTAACCATACCCGGCGCCGAACTGGACAATTGCAGCTTTGATGGCATTTACAGTAATAATTATATTAAGGATAAGGGTTACGGCGATGATAACTCCTTTATTAAACTCATTGGCCTTAAAGGCAGCTACAACCATTTGCCTTTTACCATAGATACCGGCAGCATTGTTAACCTGCTGAAGCCCATTGCCACAGGTAATTTTAAATCGAGTTTCCCGGCGGCCGATCTCAACTGGTTTTTGGAAGACGATGTGGCGAAATTTAATAACGGATCGGCAGATATGAACCTGCGTTATACGGCTGATATCATCGATTACAAGATAAACAAACCCATCATCCGCGGATCCATCAAC includes:
- a CDS encoding AsmA family protein, whose product is MPKWLKTSLKILAGLVLLVVLILIGATLYITYNKAKVLEMVNRQLDKSVDGTLIIGDMKPRFFSGFPDVSLTLQNVLIRDKKYAQHKHTLLDAKDFNISLNTVALLRGVIDINHIDISNAAIDLFTDSTGYSNTAVFKKDNKKLKDNPSESSSSTMLKKFSLSNVNFTIDDRSKHKLFNFAVNDISGKMQYPDSGWRADFHLDVQAKSMAFNSLRGSFIKNKQLKGDFKAGYNEKSGKVNVAVSPLKIGDDPFKINAVFATADKPSASFTINIVADQILWRNASALLAPNITQVLNRFDISKPMDVTCSLNGSFAGGSGGPKLYVTAKIRNSKVTIPGAELDNCSFDGIYSNNYIKDKGYGDDNSFIKLIGLKGSYNHLPFTIDTGSIVNLLKPIATGNFKSSFPAADLNWFLEDDVAKFNNGSADMNLRYTADIIDYKINKPIIRGSINLRNTDIYYLPRNLKLKNNSLSLNFVGDDLILNNIRLQSGRSVVTMEGRVNNFLNLYYNAPEKILLTWQIHSPQLYLNEFMGFLSPRKGAPAAKTRGNSGNVVDQLSNVLERGKAEMHMQVGKVYYKKFLATDANAHLITTDDGVIIKNISLKHAGGSLRVNGKVMQGNALNRFAVNTTISHVNMREFFLAFNNFGLQDFTAENLKGFLSAKTSITGGVTDAGNLVPRSIKGTLDLNLQDAALINFQPLMGVGKFAFPFRNLKNITIPNLDAHFLVNGDMITIKPMQVSSSILNVDVAGVYGLTHGTDIALDIPLRSPKDDFKINDLAERAKKRYKGIVLHIRAHEEEGKMKIGWNKNHK